From Trueperella pecoris, a single genomic window includes:
- a CDS encoding glycosyltransferase family 4 protein → MKIGIACGYSWDVHGGVQYHIRDLAKELIARGHEVSVIAPAEKEPAEDFVCPVGAAVPVRYNGSVARLSFGPRVNRDVRKWLKAGNFDVLHVHEPFTPSVSMLALMSADCPVVSTFHTAMDHSRMLSLAAPFIVPILDKIQARIAVSEEARRTAVQHLGGDAWIIPNGVFVRDLQISAPDARFMGTPQAPTLAFLGRLDEPRKGLQVVAKAFGSIRRAHPGVRLLVAGKGDEDEARKMFGDNADAVTFLGPVSDEDKALLLGSTDAYLAPNTGGESFGIILVEAMSAGAFVIASDIPAFRAVLADGEFGAHFRNEDPEDLARVTNAALDDPHMRARVAGLAAEAAWRFDWGTVASHILSVYETAIRTARIEVDQ, encoded by the coding sequence ATGAAGATTGGCATCGCCTGCGGTTACTCATGGGACGTCCACGGTGGCGTGCAGTACCACATTAGAGACCTCGCGAAGGAGCTCATTGCGCGCGGCCACGAGGTCTCGGTGATCGCTCCCGCTGAGAAGGAGCCTGCCGAGGATTTCGTGTGCCCGGTAGGCGCGGCCGTCCCGGTGCGATACAACGGATCGGTGGCCCGGTTGAGCTTTGGGCCCCGCGTCAATCGTGACGTGCGCAAGTGGTTGAAGGCCGGAAACTTCGATGTGCTTCACGTTCACGAACCATTTACGCCCTCGGTATCGATGCTAGCGCTGATGAGCGCCGATTGCCCGGTGGTCTCCACGTTCCACACGGCGATGGATCACTCGAGAATGCTGAGCCTGGCGGCGCCGTTTATCGTCCCGATCCTGGACAAGATTCAGGCTCGGATCGCTGTCTCGGAGGAGGCCCGGCGTACGGCCGTTCAACATTTGGGTGGGGACGCGTGGATTATTCCCAACGGGGTGTTCGTTCGTGATTTGCAGATTTCGGCGCCCGATGCGCGTTTTATGGGCACCCCGCAGGCCCCGACCTTGGCCTTCCTGGGCCGTCTCGATGAGCCGCGCAAGGGGCTGCAGGTGGTGGCGAAGGCCTTCGGCTCTATTCGCCGCGCACACCCCGGCGTTCGCCTCCTCGTTGCAGGTAAGGGGGACGAGGATGAGGCCCGGAAGATGTTTGGCGACAACGCCGATGCCGTGACTTTCCTTGGCCCGGTCTCGGATGAGGATAAGGCCCTGCTGCTTGGCAGCACCGATGCCTACCTCGCACCAAACACGGGCGGGGAGTCCTTTGGGATTATTCTTGTGGAGGCGATGAGTGCTGGCGCCTTCGTCATTGCCTCAGATATCCCGGCGTTCCGAGCCGTCCTTGCCGACGGCGAGTTTGGTGCCCACTTTCGAAACGAGGATCCTGAAGATCTGGCCCGTGTCACCAACGCGGCTTTGGACGATCCCCACATGCGGGCGCGTGTGGCGGGGCTGGCGGCCGAGGCCGCATGGCGTTTTGACTGGGGAACGGTCGCCTCGCACATCCTGTCCGTCTACGAAACGGCCATCCGCACCGCAAGAATCGAGGTTGACCAGTGA
- the secD gene encoding protein translocase subunit SecD produces the protein MSSAHHAEESTPKPWRRLTVLFILILALIGSLIAGTMTTDKSRFTPSLALDLEGGTQIILSPVTTDGSEVTAQDIREAINVIRQRVDATGVAEAEITAQGGSNIIVSLPGNPSKETLDLVRTSAVLRMRPVLTILDPSAMTAAKVVSALGDKAGDLDPATMDEKALDEAITKLADINGDGQLATEPTSTPADASDTAWITEKNLYDAYKLDCAVPDSRPAAETDNPKGAVVSCDPATVTKYILGPSELDGSNLDNASSSPAVSQQGVPTGGWAVNMSFDSEGAKLFGDVTTRLSKLEAPRNSFASVLDGRVISSARVSYPITGGQAQITGHFKADEAGALANQLKFGSLPLQFNVQSEEQISATLGSEQLTSGLIAGLVGLLLIVAYMIWQYHALGVVAVGSILLSTGLSYLIISLLSWTMGYRLSMAGVLGIIISIGVTADSFIVYFERIRDEIRDGRSIPAAVQHGWNRAKRTIVISDFVNLVASAVLFILTVGSVRGFAFTLGITTVLDLIVVMMFTYPLMTLIAKTAFFGKGKRGSGMDSAKLEAAPRYRGRSIPERTVRTSVKKSAMTTDDGVIIHDYEMPDARFTDAGVGTSGAGTGESLAKRRARQRREERRAQREGDEN, from the coding sequence GTGTCTTCAGCACACCACGCAGAGGAGTCGACGCCCAAGCCATGGCGCCGATTGACAGTCCTCTTTATTCTTATTCTTGCCCTCATCGGCTCGCTCATCGCCGGGACGATGACGACCGACAAGTCGCGCTTTACGCCGTCGCTCGCACTTGACCTCGAGGGCGGCACACAGATCATCCTTTCCCCGGTCACCACCGACGGTTCCGAGGTGACCGCCCAGGACATTCGCGAGGCGATTAACGTCATCCGCCAGCGCGTGGACGCCACCGGCGTCGCCGAAGCCGAGATTACGGCTCAGGGAGGATCGAACATCATCGTGTCCCTTCCCGGAAACCCGTCGAAGGAAACCCTCGACCTCGTCCGCACGTCTGCCGTGCTTCGCATGCGCCCGGTGCTGACGATTCTTGACCCGTCGGCGATGACGGCTGCCAAGGTTGTTTCCGCACTCGGCGACAAGGCCGGCGATCTTGACCCGGCTACCATGGACGAGAAGGCTCTCGACGAAGCGATCACGAAGCTCGCCGACATCAATGGTGACGGCCAGCTTGCGACCGAGCCGACGTCGACGCCGGCGGACGCGTCCGACACGGCGTGGATCACGGAAAAGAACCTCTACGACGCCTACAAGCTTGACTGCGCCGTTCCCGATTCCCGGCCCGCCGCAGAGACGGACAACCCCAAGGGTGCGGTCGTCTCCTGTGACCCTGCAACGGTTACCAAGTACATTCTTGGCCCGTCCGAGCTCGACGGATCGAATCTTGACAACGCCTCGTCCTCGCCGGCCGTGAGCCAGCAGGGTGTGCCGACTGGCGGATGGGCAGTCAACATGTCCTTCGATTCCGAGGGCGCCAAGCTCTTCGGTGATGTGACCACTCGACTGTCCAAGCTTGAGGCTCCGCGTAATTCCTTCGCCTCGGTTCTTGACGGTCGCGTCATTTCCTCCGCCCGCGTGTCCTACCCGATCACGGGTGGCCAGGCACAGATCACCGGTCACTTTAAGGCCGACGAGGCCGGAGCACTGGCGAACCAATTGAAGTTCGGTTCCTTGCCGCTACAGTTCAATGTGCAGTCCGAGGAACAGATTTCGGCGACCCTGGGATCTGAGCAGCTGACGTCCGGTCTCATCGCGGGATTGGTCGGCCTGTTGCTGATCGTCGCGTACATGATTTGGCAGTACCACGCATTGGGCGTGGTTGCCGTTGGTTCGATCCTGCTGTCCACCGGCCTGTCGTACCTGATCATCAGCCTCTTGTCGTGGACGATGGGCTATCGCCTGTCCATGGCGGGCGTGCTCGGCATCATCATCTCCATTGGCGTGACGGCGGATTCCTTCATCGTGTACTTTGAGCGTATCCGCGACGAGATTCGTGACGGTCGGTCGATTCCGGCCGCCGTCCAGCATGGATGGAACCGCGCCAAGCGCACGATCGTGATCTCCGACTTCGTCAACCTTGTCGCCTCGGCTGTGCTGTTTATCTTGACGGTTGGTTCGGTGCGTGGATTTGCTTTCACGCTCGGTATTACCACGGTGCTGGACTTGATTGTCGTCATGATGTTCACCTACCCGCTGATGACGCTGATCGCCAAGACCGCATTCTTTGGCAAGGGCAAGCGCGGTTCCGGTATGGATTCGGCCAAGCTTGAGGCCGCCCCGCGTTACCGCGGCCGTTCGATTCCCGAGCGCACCGTTCGTACCTCTGTTAAGAAGAGCGCGATGACGACTGACGACGGTGTCATCATCCACGACTACGAAATGCCCGACGCGCGCTTCACGGACGCCGGTGTCGGCACAAGCGGTGCAGGCACTGGGGAGTCCCTGGCAAAGCGCCGGGCCCGTCAGCGTCGCGAAGAGCGTCGCGCTCAGCGTGAAGGAGATGAGAACTAA
- the secF gene encoding protein translocase subunit SecF, which produces MSMYSFGNSLYSGKRSYNIVGRRKWWFSIAIAAVLISFAAFLIRDPNLGIEFRGGSQFTVSSTTISDHKPAYDVVAEVSTSVPRVSNVGQEAVRVQTESLDDQKTQQVRAGLAQAYQVDEKEVTSTFIGPSWGQDILAQAIRAMVIFMALISIVLMIYFRSWTIAVGAIGALLHDFIVTLGVYWLLGLEVTPATIIGLLTIMGYSLYDTVVVFDKVRENTSALENQHKLTYAEEANLAINQTLIRSLNTSITGLLPVLAVLVIGVWWLGADTLRDLSLVMFVGMFLSAISSIFVAAPVAVALAERDPKIKAHTERVREIRGELADPATETNQPETVASGSITTERVSGGHRGQGAQPKRKKRNKR; this is translated from the coding sequence ATGTCGATGTACTCCTTTGGCAATAGCCTCTACAGCGGCAAGCGGTCGTACAACATCGTTGGACGTCGCAAGTGGTGGTTCTCGATCGCGATTGCGGCCGTGCTGATTTCCTTCGCCGCGTTCCTCATCCGTGATCCGAACCTCGGTATCGAGTTCCGCGGTGGCTCGCAGTTCACGGTGTCCAGCACGACGATCTCCGATCACAAGCCGGCATACGACGTCGTCGCTGAGGTATCGACCTCGGTGCCGCGCGTGTCGAACGTCGGACAGGAGGCCGTGCGTGTCCAGACCGAGTCGCTAGATGACCAGAAGACGCAGCAGGTTCGTGCCGGCCTCGCTCAGGCCTACCAGGTCGACGAGAAGGAAGTCACCTCAACGTTCATTGGCCCTTCGTGGGGCCAGGACATTTTGGCCCAGGCGATCCGGGCCATGGTGATCTTCATGGCGCTGATTTCGATCGTGCTCATGATTTACTTCCGCTCTTGGACGATCGCTGTTGGTGCGATCGGCGCCCTGCTCCATGATTTCATCGTGACGCTCGGCGTCTACTGGCTTCTCGGCTTGGAGGTCACGCCGGCGACCATCATCGGCCTGCTGACGATCATGGGCTACTCGTTGTACGACACGGTGGTGGTTTTTGACAAGGTTCGTGAAAACACGAGCGCGCTCGAAAACCAGCACAAGCTGACGTACGCCGAGGAAGCGAACCTCGCGATCAATCAGACCCTTATCCGCTCGCTGAACACGTCGATCACGGGCCTCCTTCCGGTGCTCGCCGTGCTCGTCATTGGCGTGTGGTGGCTCGGCGCTGATACGCTTCGTGACCTGTCGCTGGTCATGTTCGTCGGCATGTTCCTCTCGGCCATCTCCTCGATTTTCGTGGCAGCCCCGGTGGCTGTGGCTCTCGCTGAGCGCGATCCGAAGATCAAGGCACACACCGAGCGTGTGCGCGAGATCCGTGGCGAACTCGCTGATCCAGCAACTGAAACCAATCAGCCCGAAACCGTGGCTTCGGGTAGCATTACGACCGAACGTGTGTCCGGTGGCCATCGCGGTCAGGGTGCACAACCCAAACGAAAGAAGAGGAATAAGCGATGA
- a CDS encoding YebC/PmpR family DNA-binding transcriptional regulator: MSGHSKWATTKHKKAAIDAKRGKLFARLIKNIEVAARTGGGDPDGNPTLFDAIQKAKKNSVPSDNITRAVKRGSGEGGESVNYESITYEGYGPGGVALLLECLTDNRNRAASDVRVALTRNGGTLADPGSVAYMFSRKGVVEVPTEGNDEDELLMAVLDAGAEEISNEGDIFEILSEPNDVVEVRKALQAAGVDYNSAEVQFVPSMKVAVDVDTARKVMKLIDAIDDVDDIQAVYSNVDISAEVAAQLEAEGN; this comes from the coding sequence GTGTCAGGACATTCTAAGTGGGCAACCACCAAGCATAAGAAGGCTGCTATCGATGCCAAGCGTGGCAAGCTCTTCGCACGCCTCATCAAGAACATCGAGGTGGCAGCACGTACCGGCGGCGGCGATCCTGACGGAAATCCAACCCTTTTCGACGCCATCCAGAAGGCAAAGAAGAATTCCGTTCCCTCCGATAACATCACGCGCGCGGTCAAGCGCGGCTCCGGCGAAGGCGGGGAGTCGGTCAACTACGAATCGATCACCTACGAAGGCTACGGCCCGGGCGGCGTCGCGCTCCTTCTCGAGTGTCTGACGGACAACCGCAACCGCGCGGCGTCCGACGTGCGCGTGGCATTGACCCGCAACGGCGGCACGTTGGCCGATCCTGGCTCGGTTGCCTACATGTTCTCCCGCAAGGGCGTCGTTGAGGTTCCGACCGAGGGCAACGATGAAGATGAGCTTCTCATGGCCGTCCTTGACGCGGGTGCCGAGGAGATTTCCAACGAGGGCGACATCTTCGAGATTCTCTCCGAGCCCAACGACGTCGTCGAGGTGCGTAAGGCCCTCCAGGCGGCCGGGGTTGACTACAACTCAGCCGAAGTGCAGTTCGTCCCCTCGATGAAGGTCGCCGTTGACGTGGACACCGCACGTAAGGTCATGAAGCTGATCGACGCGATCGATGACGTCGATGACATCCAGGCGGTGTATTCGAACGTGGATATCTCCGCCGAGGTTGCCGCCCAGCTGGAGGCTGAGGGCAACTAA
- the ruvB gene encoding Holliday junction branch migration DNA helicase RuvB, translating into MGEYTDPDANDVERAQEAALRPKVLDEFVGQEVVRNQLSLVLAAAVQREKPADHVLLAGPPGLGKTTLAMIIAAEVNGSLRLTSGPAIQHAGDLAAVLSSLQEGDVLFIDEIHRLARTAEEMLYLAMEDFRVDVMVGKGPGATSIPLPLPPFTVVGATTRAGLLPAPLRDRFGFTAHLDYYTVGELASIVERNARKLAVELTQDAAHEIASRSRGTPRIANRLLRRVQDWAQVRGTGVLDLHAAQSALEVFEVDKKGLDRLDRAVLDVLCIRFRGQPVGLSTLAVSVGEEPETVETVAEPYLVRQGFMIRTPRGRQATELAFRHLGLAAPEETLFS; encoded by the coding sequence ATGGGCGAATACACGGATCCGGATGCGAACGACGTCGAACGTGCACAAGAGGCCGCTCTGCGGCCGAAGGTTCTCGACGAGTTCGTTGGCCAAGAGGTGGTGAGAAACCAGCTTTCCCTCGTCCTGGCGGCGGCGGTGCAACGCGAAAAGCCAGCCGATCACGTGCTCCTGGCAGGGCCGCCCGGCCTGGGCAAAACGACGCTGGCGATGATTATCGCGGCGGAGGTCAACGGCTCGTTGCGGCTCACCTCGGGTCCGGCGATCCAACATGCCGGGGACCTCGCCGCAGTCTTGTCCTCGTTGCAGGAGGGCGATGTCCTATTTATCGACGAAATCCATCGTCTGGCGCGGACCGCGGAAGAAATGCTCTACCTCGCGATGGAAGACTTCCGTGTGGATGTGATGGTGGGCAAGGGGCCGGGGGCGACTTCGATCCCGTTGCCGTTGCCGCCGTTCACGGTTGTTGGGGCGACGACGCGGGCGGGCCTCCTGCCTGCCCCGCTCCGAGATCGTTTCGGGTTCACCGCGCATCTCGATTACTACACCGTTGGTGAGCTTGCCTCGATCGTCGAACGCAACGCACGCAAGCTCGCCGTCGAGCTCACCCAGGACGCGGCCCACGAGATTGCCTCCCGGTCACGAGGCACCCCGCGTATCGCTAACCGACTCCTTCGCCGCGTGCAAGACTGGGCGCAGGTGCGCGGAACGGGTGTTCTTGACCTGCACGCCGCGCAATCGGCACTCGAAGTGTTCGAGGTCGATAAGAAGGGCCTCGACCGCCTGGATCGGGCGGTCCTTGACGTGCTGTGTATCCGATTTAGGGGCCAGCCCGTCGGCCTGTCCACGCTAGCGGTTTCTGTGGGTGAAGAGCCTGAAACGGTGGAGACGGTAGCCGAACCGTACCTGGTCCGGCAGGGGTTCATGATCCGCACACCGCGCGGGCGGCAGGCCACCGAACTTGCCTTCCGGCACCTCGGGCTTGCGGCGCCGGAAGAGACGCTATTTTCGTGA
- the yajC gene encoding preprotein translocase subunit YajC: MPPELIILTVAMIGLFWLMSRGAKKAQKAQAAKREEALVVGNNVVTQAGFFGRIVDIDGDAVTLESPSGDETVWMRTAIVAQMDIPLGHTDEDTGDVEEFVAKAESEPSDAGEHVTDPSPFDDEKPTDK, from the coding sequence ATGCCCCCTGAGTTGATCATTCTAACCGTCGCGATGATCGGCCTATTTTGGCTGATGAGCCGTGGCGCGAAGAAGGCCCAGAAGGCTCAAGCCGCCAAGCGTGAGGAGGCCCTCGTCGTCGGGAACAATGTTGTGACGCAGGCAGGCTTCTTCGGACGCATCGTTGACATCGACGGTGACGCGGTCACGCTCGAGTCGCCGTCAGGTGACGAAACCGTGTGGATGCGCACGGCGATCGTTGCCCAAATGGATATCCCGCTGGGACACACCGACGAGGATACGGGCGACGTTGAAGAGTTCGTTGCCAAGGCCGAATCCGAGCCTTCTGACGCTGGTGAGCATGTCACTGATCCGTCGCCCTTCGACGACGAAAAGCCAACCGATAAGTAA
- a CDS encoding NUDIX hydrolase encodes MSVFPEHEWPLDADGYPHRAAGRCAVFNSRGQLLLILGHDADKPDYRWWFTPGGGLEAGESPAQGAARELAEETGLQVDPSRMVGPVLDRRSTFYFYRQTRKQDELFFILHVNEDEEALIDARAGAQLTELEKEVLDDMRWWDLDELAAVENDGELVFPVGLVDMARGWRHGWNGELIRAIEE; translated from the coding sequence ATGAGCGTATTTCCAGAACACGAATGGCCCCTCGACGCCGACGGCTACCCACATCGCGCGGCGGGCCGGTGCGCGGTATTCAACTCTCGCGGACAGCTTCTGCTCATCCTCGGTCACGACGCCGACAAGCCCGACTATCGTTGGTGGTTCACGCCAGGCGGGGGCCTGGAAGCAGGGGAGAGCCCGGCGCAGGGTGCCGCGCGCGAGCTGGCGGAGGAGACGGGACTCCAGGTGGACCCGAGCCGTATGGTCGGGCCCGTGCTCGATCGTCGTTCGACGTTCTACTTCTATCGTCAAACACGCAAGCAGGATGAGTTGTTTTTCATCCTCCACGTCAATGAGGACGAAGAGGCATTGATTGACGCGCGTGCAGGAGCACAGCTAACGGAGCTTGAAAAGGAAGTGCTTGACGACATGCGCTGGTGGGATCTGGACGAACTCGCCGCCGTCGAAAATGACGGGGAGTTGGTCTTCCCGGTGGGGCTCGTCGACATGGCTCGTGGCTGGCGCCACGGCTGGAATGGCGAACTTATTCGCGCTATTGAGGAATAG
- a CDS encoding adenine phosphoribosyltransferase — protein sequence MSTEAIFPEETVEIVKSHVREVEDFPARGVLFRDITPLIADGEAFAALIQMLADRYRGKCDAIAGLESRGFILGAPLAHELGIGMLTIRKAGRLPGPVVGVNYDLEYGSARMELQPFTVEDGMRVLVIDDVLATGGTAGAAFHLIEKAGAKPAGLCVLLELSELAGRGYLGEHYDYPVESVIAY from the coding sequence ATGAGCACTGAGGCCATCTTTCCTGAAGAGACCGTAGAAATTGTTAAGTCGCACGTTCGTGAAGTCGAAGACTTCCCGGCACGCGGAGTGCTCTTCCGGGACATCACTCCGCTGATCGCTGACGGCGAGGCTTTCGCCGCGCTCATCCAGATGCTTGCCGATCGTTATCGCGGTAAGTGCGACGCGATCGCTGGCTTGGAGTCGCGCGGCTTCATCCTTGGCGCACCGCTTGCCCACGAACTGGGCATCGGCATGCTGACCATCCGCAAGGCCGGCCGTCTCCCTGGGCCGGTGGTGGGCGTTAATTATGACCTCGAATACGGATCGGCTCGCATGGAGCTTCAACCCTTCACCGTTGAAGATGGCATGCGCGTGCTCGTGATCGACGACGTGCTGGCGACCGGCGGAACTGCCGGTGCCGCCTTCCACCTCATCGAGAAGGCGGGGGCGAAGCCCGCCGGACTGTGTGTGCTGCTCGAGCTCAGCGAGCTCGCCGGGCGAGGGTACCTCGGCGAGCACTATGACTACCCGGTAGAGTCCGTCATCGCCTACTAG
- the ruvA gene encoding Holliday junction branch migration protein RuvA, giving the protein MIASLRGPVVRVSATEAVIEAGGVGYLFSAAPDTLAGLRPGEEAFVYIAMVTSREGESALFGFHDDDSRATFELLRSVSGIGPRSALTILATLPPDDLRRAISSKDEAALVRVPGVGKKSAQRMVLELSGKLGPAAGAQVTAADTSEADVIEALVGMGWKERDAAGALAEARKLLPEGTVTQLLRSSLQVLGNRR; this is encoded by the coding sequence ATGATCGCATCGTTGCGCGGTCCGGTTGTGCGCGTTTCGGCTACGGAAGCAGTGATCGAAGCCGGGGGCGTGGGGTATCTTTTTTCCGCCGCTCCCGATACCTTGGCAGGATTGCGCCCGGGTGAGGAGGCCTTCGTCTATATCGCGATGGTTACCTCGCGCGAGGGGGAGAGCGCGCTGTTTGGCTTCCACGACGACGATTCGCGTGCGACCTTCGAGCTCCTCCGTTCCGTCTCAGGAATCGGGCCGCGATCAGCGCTGACGATCCTTGCTACGTTGCCTCCCGATGATCTGCGGCGCGCCATCTCTTCCAAGGATGAGGCGGCGCTCGTGCGAGTACCCGGCGTGGGTAAGAAGTCGGCGCAGCGAATGGTGCTTGAGCTTAGCGGCAAGCTTGGCCCCGCGGCGGGCGCGCAAGTCACCGCGGCGGACACGTCCGAGGCAGACGTCATTGAGGCTCTCGTGGGCATGGGCTGGAAGGAACGCGACGCGGCGGGCGCCCTCGCCGAGGCACGTAAGCTCCTGCCGGAAGGCACTGTGACGCAGTTGCTGCGGTCTTCGCTGCAAGTCCTGGGTAATCGGAGGTGA
- a CDS encoding PrsW family intramembrane metalloprotease gives MTEQLPARWRQAPRYGSGYYFFATAITVVGVMAFLHVLPRLLQAGSHGFFSALFLATIPLGLTILFVVWVDRFEPEPLQLYIVAFVWGAGVAVALALAANNWFEAEVAPSVLGMSASQNEIARMTASVGAPLIEEFLKGLGIVAIFFLFRRHFNGPVDGIVYGALIGAGFAFTENVLYFARYADTIGEVFHLRFLDGPFSHDAYTALFGFFLGFAIYTRRAAVFAWMIPAWVGAAFFHFINNDGIYWMSYRTYQFVSNVPVAILVIAMVIYARRDERQTVIAGLTPYVNTGWISAAEANMVLSMRERQNAMNWAERVTRSHGAPAGSGRRAMNSLQMELIYLAHDRARYERIGQVGTPDYYAAANQRLSYIEHVRKGIAHT, from the coding sequence GTGACTGAGCAGCTTCCCGCGCGCTGGCGACAGGCGCCACGTTACGGATCGGGCTATTACTTCTTCGCCACTGCGATCACGGTCGTGGGCGTGATGGCCTTCCTCCATGTGCTACCGCGTCTACTTCAGGCGGGCTCGCACGGATTCTTCTCAGCACTTTTCTTGGCAACCATTCCACTCGGGCTGACGATTTTGTTCGTGGTGTGGGTAGATCGCTTCGAGCCCGAGCCGCTGCAACTCTACATCGTTGCCTTCGTCTGGGGCGCGGGCGTGGCGGTCGCACTCGCTCTCGCGGCCAACAATTGGTTCGAGGCGGAGGTGGCCCCCTCTGTTTTAGGAATGTCGGCGAGCCAGAATGAGATTGCCCGCATGACGGCGTCGGTAGGCGCGCCCCTGATCGAGGAATTCCTCAAGGGGCTGGGGATCGTGGCCATTTTCTTCCTCTTCCGCCGGCACTTCAACGGGCCCGTTGACGGCATCGTGTACGGAGCGCTGATTGGCGCGGGCTTCGCGTTTACGGAAAACGTGTTGTACTTTGCCCGCTACGCCGACACGATCGGCGAGGTTTTCCACCTTCGCTTCCTTGACGGGCCATTTAGCCACGACGCCTATACGGCCCTCTTCGGCTTTTTTCTCGGATTCGCGATCTACACCCGGCGCGCTGCCGTGTTCGCGTGGATGATACCCGCCTGGGTGGGGGCGGCCTTCTTCCATTTCATCAATAACGATGGCATCTATTGGATGAGTTACCGCACCTACCAGTTCGTGAGCAACGTGCCCGTGGCTATCCTCGTCATCGCCATGGTTATCTATGCGCGGCGCGACGAACGGCAAACCGTTATCGCCGGCCTGACGCCGTATGTCAATACCGGATGGATCTCAGCGGCCGAAGCGAACATGGTGTTGTCGATGCGCGAGCGCCAAAACGCCATGAACTGGGCCGAACGGGTCACGCGTAGCCACGGTGCGCCTGCCGGGTCCGGGCGACGCGCCATGAACAGCCTCCAGATGGAACTCATCTACCTTGCTCACGACCGGGCCCGCTACGAGCGGATCGGGCAGGTAGGAACGCCCGATTACTATGCGGCGGCAAACCAGCGCCTGAGCTACATCGAACACGTCCGCAAAGGAATTGCCCACACATGA
- the ruvC gene encoding crossover junction endodeoxyribonuclease RuvC, with translation MRVLGVDPGMTRCGIGVIDALGGRRVSMVSVDVARTKPEMAPHQRLLLISNAIEEAILLYRPDVVAVERVFAQENVRSVTGTAQVAGIVMLAAAKASLPLGMHTPSEVKAAVTGNGRAEKAQVQLMVQRVLNLDAPPRPKDAADALAIAICHAWRGGAEHMESVDRSQHGGAGMLPRAEGNDLTPAQKLWAKAERFSRRHGAVEPKG, from the coding sequence ATGCGGGTCTTGGGCGTTGACCCCGGTATGACGCGCTGTGGTATCGGGGTCATTGACGCGCTTGGCGGCCGACGAGTGTCGATGGTCAGCGTCGACGTCGCCCGCACAAAACCCGAGATGGCTCCCCATCAGCGTCTTCTTCTTATCTCGAACGCGATCGAAGAGGCGATTTTGCTCTACCGGCCGGACGTGGTTGCCGTCGAGCGGGTGTTCGCGCAGGAGAACGTGCGGTCGGTTACTGGCACGGCCCAGGTTGCGGGCATCGTGATGCTGGCGGCGGCGAAGGCGAGCTTGCCGCTGGGCATGCACACGCCGTCGGAGGTCAAGGCGGCCGTGACCGGAAACGGGCGGGCGGAGAAGGCGCAGGTGCAGCTGATGGTTCAGCGTGTCCTCAATCTCGACGCTCCACCGCGCCCGAAAGATGCGGCCGACGCTCTCGCCATCGCCATCTGCCACGCGTGGCGTGGGGGAGCTGAGCACATGGAGTCTGTTGATCGATCCCAGCATGGCGGAGCGGGCATGCTCCCACGTGCGGAGGGCAACGACCTCACGCCGGCCCAGAAACTGTGGGCGAAGGCCGAGCGGTTTTCGCGCCGTCACGGAGCAGTGGAACCCAAGGGCTAG